In Mucilaginibacter boryungensis, a single window of DNA contains:
- a CDS encoding transglycosylase domain-containing protein, with protein MHRLNPKYIRIALITIATLVMLLIIGGFIAYSKREAILQNAISKAKVKAKKDYNLDIKMASPHFTGLATVAFSSITIVPQNRDSLLTINHLEVSIKIIPLIFGKMKLAEVNMETGHLNLTSIKGVKNFDFIFHKKKDSTAVRKKVDLSDIADNLINEVLYKIPDDLQMKSFLISYTDDSSRVMLNSTASIKSGKLMSTIKVNNSDTTWHFAGTMHPSDKNIDISLYADKGKIVVPYVQKRFHATVSFDTVTTRLNKVDNSGGETRIYSTLSARNLVINQKALAVNDIVIPQGAIDANIFIGSNYVSLDSSSVIRLKKLTATPYVKYTLNPVKIYEVKVNTGWINAQDMFDSFPGGTFETLQGIQVAGKLNYKLKLYLDSSNPKDVQFDSRLDKDGFKIIKYGRTNFSKLNGTFIDTPYVKGKAMPPRIIGPANPNYTPLEQISPDLRNAVMTAEDPTFYTNNGFVEESIRKSIATDYIEHKFKRGGSTISMQLVKNAFLSQKKTLTRKVEEMLIVWLLVNNHITTKSRMLEVYFNMIEWGNNIYGIGEAARYYFGKSPSELTLGESIYLASIVPKPRSGLYAFLPDGTLNPRLSYYFNIIGNLMEGHGLTAHRDSSVYGLYTVRLRESLRRQIHPSDTSNFTRLMKGGDDDDNEAATTAVIPSPPPAPEPEKKPNFFQRLFGGGKKKDTTQNNEPKLDTAGKTKKQIRQELREQKKLEKQRQKELKDRGLL; from the coding sequence ATGCACCGCCTCAACCCTAAATACATACGCATTGCCCTTATTACCATAGCCACCTTAGTGATGCTTTTGATCATCGGTGGTTTTATAGCCTATTCCAAGCGCGAAGCAATTCTTCAAAACGCTATCAGCAAAGCCAAGGTTAAAGCAAAAAAGGATTATAATTTAGATATAAAAATGGCAAGCCCTCATTTTACGGGGCTGGCAACAGTAGCATTTTCATCTATCACTATTGTGCCGCAAAACCGGGATAGCCTGCTTACCATTAACCATCTTGAGGTAAGCATAAAGATAATCCCATTAATATTCGGCAAAATGAAATTGGCCGAAGTGAATATGGAAACCGGCCACCTTAACCTAACCAGTATTAAGGGGGTTAAAAATTTTGATTTTATTTTTCACAAAAAAAAGGACTCGACGGCCGTCCGCAAAAAGGTTGACCTTTCAGACATAGCCGATAACCTGATCAACGAGGTTTTATATAAAATACCGGATGACCTGCAAATGAAAAGCTTTTTAATAAGCTATACCGATGATTCATCGCGGGTAATGCTTAATAGCACGGCAAGTATTAAAAGCGGTAAGCTAATGTCGACCATTAAGGTGAACAATAGCGATACTACCTGGCATTTTGCCGGTACCATGCACCCCAGCGATAAGAATATCGATATTAGCCTGTATGCCGATAAAGGTAAAATAGTTGTCCCTTATGTACAAAAACGCTTTCATGCCACAGTTAGTTTTGATACCGTAACTACAAGATTGAACAAGGTAGATAACAGCGGCGGCGAAACGCGTATTTATAGCACCCTATCGGCCCGCAATTTAGTTATTAACCAAAAAGCGCTGGCGGTAAATGATATTGTGATACCCCAGGGCGCCATTGATGCTAACATTTTTATAGGATCGAATTATGTATCACTGGATAGTTCATCGGTGATACGCCTTAAAAAACTGACCGCAACCCCGTATGTTAAATACACGCTTAACCCGGTAAAAATATATGAAGTTAAAGTAAATACCGGCTGGATAAATGCGCAGGACATGTTCGACTCTTTTCCGGGTGGTACGTTTGAAACACTGCAAGGCATACAAGTCGCAGGTAAACTGAATTATAAATTAAAGCTTTACCTGGACAGCAGTAATCCAAAAGATGTACAGTTTGATTCGCGCCTGGACAAGGATGGGTTTAAGATCATTAAATACGGCCGCACAAACTTCAGCAAGCTGAACGGCACATTTATAGATACGCCCTATGTAAAAGGTAAAGCCATGCCGCCGCGTATTATCGGGCCCGCTAATCCTAATTACACCCCATTAGAGCAAATATCGCCAGATCTGCGAAATGCGGTAATGACAGCCGAAGACCCAACGTTTTACACCAATAATGGTTTTGTGGAAGAATCTATCCGCAAATCTATAGCCACCGATTACATAGAGCATAAGTTTAAAAGAGGCGGCAGTACCATATCCATGCAGCTGGTAAAAAACGCCTTCCTTAGCCAAAAGAAGACGCTAACGCGTAAGGTTGAGGAGATGCTGATTGTGTGGCTGCTGGTTAATAACCATATTACTACCAAAAGCCGCATGCTCGAGGTTTATTTTAACATGATAGAGTGGGGCAATAACATTTATGGCATTGGCGAGGCTGCGCGCTATTATTTCGGTAAATCCCCGTCGGAACTTACCCTGGGCGAAAGTATTTACCTGGCCAGTATTGTGCCCAAGCCACGCTCGGGCCTGTACGCCTTTTTACCTGATGGTACCCTTAATCCGCGGTTAAGCTACTATTTTAATATTATTGGCAACCTGATGGAAGGTCATGGGTTAACAGCACACCGCGATAGCAGCGTGTATGGTTTATATACCGTGCGATTAAGAGAAAGCCTGCGCAGGCAAATTCACCCATCAGATACATCAAACTTTACCCGGTTAATGAAGGGAGGGGATGATGATGATAACGAGGCCGCTACTACGGCGGTAATTCCATCACCACCACCGGCGCCCGAGCCGGAAAAGAAACCGAACTTTTTCCAACGTTTATTTGGTGGCGGTAAAAAGAAAGACACTACTCAAAATAACGAGCCTAAACTTGATACCGCCGGCAAAACCAAAAAACAAATTCGTCAGGAATTGCGTGAACAGAAAAAACTGGAAAAACAGCGTCAAAAAGAATTAAAAGACAGGGGGTTATTATAA
- a CDS encoding C39 family peptidase: MKTKIIKLVFLFMLISSFSFAQLSWPSSAWGEDQHVSLFSSIKQINWFYGNAMVSTEDVMAESWPALNAAQLGYNFTSTQDFENYVYNASGLTAIELYYIRQATVTIGSNNVQDAINANHPVLASHYSSTNGYSYVVIIGYDSAGYTYSDPVNGGLAYDTFSNFTDELEITGVI, from the coding sequence ATGAAAACAAAAATCATCAAACTCGTATTTCTGTTCATGCTAATATCATCCTTTTCTTTTGCTCAATTAAGTTGGCCAAGCTCGGCCTGGGGTGAGGATCAGCACGTTAGCCTATTCTCATCTATTAAACAAATAAATTGGTTTTATGGTAATGCAATGGTCAGTACCGAAGACGTAATGGCCGAAAGCTGGCCGGCACTGAACGCGGCTCAATTAGGCTACAATTTTACAAGTACCCAGGATTTCGAAAACTATGTATATAACGCATCCGGATTAACGGCTATAGAATTATATTATATTAGACAGGCTACAGTTACTATAGGTTCAAATAATGTACAAGATGCAATTAATGCAAACCATCCCGTCTTAGCCTCTCATTATAGTAGCACAAATGGATATAGTTACGTTGTCATTATTGGCTATGATTCTGCCGGGTATACGTATTCAGACCCGGTGAATGGAGGGCTTGCCTATGATACATTTAGCAACTTTACTGACGAACTGGAAATAACCGGTGTGATATAA
- a CDS encoding NifU family protein — protein MSLLAQVELALDSIRPYLEADGGNVSVEEITPQNVVRLKLLGSCGSCPMSIMTLKAGIEQAILKAVPEVTAVEALNLTDIDDPNAVLPENLR, from the coding sequence ATGAGTTTATTAGCACAAGTGGAGTTAGCATTGGATTCCATCCGTCCCTATTTAGAGGCTGACGGTGGGAATGTGTCGGTGGAAGAGATCACTCCCCAAAATGTGGTAAGGTTGAAATTGCTGGGCTCATGTGGATCGTGCCCTATGAGTATCATGACGCTGAAAGCGGGCATAGAACAAGCCATTTTAAAAGCCGTGCCCGAAGTAACCGCTGTAGAAGCGCTTAACCTAACCGATATTGACGACCCTAACGCCGTTCTTCCCGAGAACCTGAGATAG
- a CDS encoding YceH family protein — translation MDTPKSLPVLDSIELRVLGSLMEKARTTPEYYPMSLNGLTAACNQKTSRKPVVQYDEGTVAIALDSLKKRGLISTATGGSSRAVKYKHNFAIVYPVLPQEVCIICLLILRGPQTPGEINTNSGRMYEFESIDEVQQILEKLAADEPPYLMQLPRRPGQKEVRYAHLLAGVPEIGDDEPDAPVAHSASGLEARVTKLEQDYAELKEAFDKLMKELM, via the coding sequence ATGGATACTCCTAAAAGTTTGCCGGTATTAGACAGCATCGAACTGCGTGTGCTGGGGTCGTTAATGGAAAAGGCCCGTACCACCCCCGAATATTATCCTATGTCGTTAAACGGCTTAACGGCCGCGTGTAACCAGAAAACATCGCGTAAGCCAGTAGTGCAATATGACGAAGGAACTGTTGCCATAGCTTTAGATTCATTAAAAAAGCGTGGGCTGATATCTACAGCTACCGGAGGCTCAAGCAGGGCTGTAAAGTATAAACACAATTTCGCCATTGTATACCCTGTGTTGCCGCAGGAGGTTTGTATTATCTGCCTGCTGATACTGCGCGGTCCACAAACTCCCGGCGAGATCAATACTAATTCAGGCCGGATGTACGAGTTTGAATCGATTGATGAAGTGCAGCAAATATTAGAAAAGCTGGCAGCCGATGAACCGCCGTACTTAATGCAGCTACCACGCCGCCCGGGGCAAAAAGAAGTGCGCTATGCCCATTTGCTGGCCGGCGTGCCCGAGATTGGGGACGATGAACCGGATGCGCCTGTTGCCCACTCTGCCAGCGGATTGGAAGCTCGGGTAACTAAACTGGAGCAGGACTACGCTGAATTAAAAGAAGCTTTTGACAAGCTGATGAAAGAATTAATGTAG
- a CDS encoding Mrp/NBP35 family ATP-binding protein, giving the protein MTFTKEQVLAALGNVEEPDLKKDLVTLNMIQDIVIDGDKLSFSVILTTPACPLKAMIENACRNAISHFISKDIQVTVNMTSRVTTQKNTGVPGVKNIIAVASGKGGVGKSTVAVNLALGLAKSGAKVGLIDADIYGPSIPIMFGLEGARPNATQVEGKTRIEPIEKYGIKLLSIGFFTDPNQPVPWRGPMVSTAVKQLFNDADWGELDYLVVDLPPGTGDIHITVTQSFPVTGAVIVTTPQNVALADAKKGVGMFMMDAINVPILGVIENMAYFTPAELPENKYYIFGQDGGKNLAAQIDAPFLGELPLVKAISESGDAGKPLVLEDSVTTNAFITIAERVAQQVAIANAKANGKAQ; this is encoded by the coding sequence ATGACATTTACAAAAGAACAAGTTTTAGCCGCTTTAGGCAATGTTGAAGAACCCGACCTGAAGAAAGATCTGGTTACCCTGAACATGATACAGGATATTGTGATCGATGGCGATAAGTTAAGCTTTTCGGTGATTCTGACCACACCAGCCTGTCCGCTAAAAGCCATGATAGAGAACGCCTGCCGCAATGCCATCAGCCATTTTATCAGCAAGGATATCCAGGTGACGGTTAATATGACATCGCGCGTTACCACGCAAAAAAACACCGGAGTGCCCGGCGTGAAAAATATCATTGCGGTAGCATCGGGTAAAGGCGGCGTGGGTAAATCAACCGTAGCCGTTAACCTGGCTTTGGGTTTAGCTAAAAGCGGCGCCAAAGTGGGCTTAATTGATGCTGATATTTATGGGCCATCTATCCCGATTATGTTTGGGCTGGAAGGCGCGCGCCCCAATGCCACACAAGTGGAGGGCAAAACGCGGATAGAGCCGATTGAGAAATACGGTATCAAGCTGTTATCCATTGGCTTTTTTACCGACCCCAACCAACCTGTACCCTGGCGCGGGCCAATGGTATCAACCGCGGTAAAGCAGTTATTTAACGATGCCGATTGGGGCGAGCTGGATTACCTTGTTGTCGATTTGCCGCCGGGCACGGGCGATATCCACATCACCGTAACGCAAAGTTTCCCGGTAACAGGCGCGGTAATTGTAACCACCCCGCAAAATGTGGCTTTGGCCGATGCAAAGAAAGGCGTAGGTATGTTTATGATGGACGCTATTAATGTTCCAATTTTGGGTGTAATAGAAAACATGGCCTATTTTACCCCGGCCGAACTACCCGAAAACAAATACTACATTTTTGGGCAGGACGGCGGCAAAAACCTGGCCGCGCAAATAGACGCCCCATTTTTGGGTGAGTTGCCCCTGGTAAAAGCCATTAGCGAAAGCGGTGATGCCGGCAAGCCGCTGGTATTGGAAGATAGTGTGACAACCAACGCGTTTATAACTATTGCCGAACGGGTGGCGCAGCAAGTGGCTATTGCCAATGCAAAGGCCAATGGGAAAGCACAATAG